Proteins from one Rhinopithecus roxellana isolate Shanxi Qingling chromosome 18, ASM756505v1, whole genome shotgun sequence genomic window:
- the RPL21 gene encoding 60S ribosomal protein L21 — translation MTNTKGKRRGTRYMFSRPFRKHGVVPLATYMRIYKKGDIVDIKGMGTVQKGMPHKCYHGKTGRVYNVTQHAVGIVVNKQVKGKILAKRINVRIEHIKHSKSRDSFLKRVKENDQKKKEAKEKGTWVQLKRQPAPPREAHFVRTNGKEPELLEPIPYEFMA, via the exons ATGAcgaacacaaagggaaagaggagaggcaccCGATATATGTTCTctaggccttttagaaaacatg GAGTTGTTCCTTTGGCCACGTATATGCGAATCTATAAGAAAGGTGATATTGTAGACATCAAG GGAATGGgtactgttcaaaaaggaatgccCCACAAGTGTTACCATGGCAAAACTGGGAGAGTCTACAACGTTACCCagcatgctgttggcattgtTGTAAACAAACAAGTTAA gggcaagattcttgccaagagaattaatgtgcgtattgagcacattaagcactctaagagccgagatagcttcctgaaacgcgtgaaggaaaatgatcagaaaaagaaagaagccaaagagaaaggtacctGGGTTCAGCTGAAGCGCCAG cctgctccacccagagaagcacactttGTGAGGACCAAtgggaaggagcctgagctgctggaacctattccctatgaattcatggcataa